A stretch of Myxococcus hansupus DNA encodes these proteins:
- the rplL gene encoding 50S ribosomal protein L7/L12 gives MADLNAIVDQLSTLTVLEAAELVKQLETKWGVSAAAVAVAAGPTTAAAPVEEKTEFTVVLANAGANKINVIKEIRAITGLGLKEAKDLVEGAPKNVKEGVNKDDAKKIKDQLTAAGATVEVK, from the coding sequence ATGGCTGACCTGAACGCGATTGTTGACCAGCTCTCCACCCTGACCGTCCTCGAGGCGGCCGAGCTCGTGAAGCAGCTCGAGACCAAGTGGGGCGTCTCCGCCGCCGCCGTGGCCGTTGCCGCGGGCCCGACGACCGCCGCCGCTCCTGTCGAGGAGAAGACGGAGTTCACGGTGGTGCTGGCCAACGCCGGCGCCAACAAGATCAACGTCATCAAGGAGATCCGCGCGATCACCGGCCTGGGCCTGAAGGAGGCCAAGGACCTGGTCGAGGGCGCTCCGAAGAACGTCAAGGAAGGCGTCAACAAGGACGACGCCAAGAAGATCAAGGACCAGCTCACCGCGGCTGGTGCGACCGTCGAGGTCAAGTAG
- the rplJ gene encoding 50S ribosomal protein L10 yields the protein MLKSEKEEMIKELHEKFSRTTSAVVAEFTKVDVETVTKLRKKFREGNVEYKVIKNTLARRAAQGTSVSVIADDFTGPVALCISYGDVVAPAKILVEFTKDIEDKIKIRTAVVEGRKVDVAGVKALAKLPGLPELRAQLLGVISQPASKLVRTIAAPGSQLARVIQANADKAQG from the coding sequence GTGCTGAAGAGCGAGAAGGAAGAGATGATCAAGGAGCTCCACGAGAAGTTCTCGAGGACGACCTCCGCCGTCGTGGCCGAGTTCACCAAGGTGGACGTGGAGACGGTGACCAAGCTCCGCAAGAAGTTCCGCGAGGGCAACGTCGAGTACAAGGTCATCAAGAACACGCTGGCGCGCCGTGCCGCGCAGGGCACGTCCGTGTCGGTCATCGCTGATGACTTCACGGGTCCCGTGGCCCTGTGCATCAGCTACGGCGATGTCGTGGCTCCCGCGAAGATCCTGGTCGAGTTCACGAAGGACATCGAGGACAAGATCAAGATCCGCACTGCCGTCGTCGAAGGCCGCAAGGTCGACGTCGCCGGCGTGAAGGCCCTGGCGAAGCTGCCGGGTCTGCCCGAGCTTCGCGCGCAGTTGCTGGGCGTCATCAGCCAGCCCGCGAGCAAGCTGGTTCGGACCATCGCGGCTCCGGGTTCGCAGCTCGCCCGGGTCATCCAGGCCAACGCGGACAAGGCGCAGGGTTAG
- the rplA gene encoding 50S ribosomal protein L1: protein MAKTGKKFRAAVALVDRDKRYTIGEGFQLLKKTVEARATKYDQTVDVSINLGVDPKHADQMVRGAVVLPHGTGATVRVAVFAKGEKATDATNAGADVVGAEDLQKRIEEGFLDFDTVIATPDMMGVVGRLGKVLGPRGLMPNPKVGTVTMDVAKAIRDAKGGKVDFRAEKAGIVHAKLGKSSFEVEKLEANFNALVDLVMKLKPSAAKGVYLQGIAISSSMGPGIKIDTTEIKARHG, encoded by the coding sequence ATGGCTAAGACTGGGAAGAAGTTTCGTGCGGCCGTTGCTCTGGTGGACCGCGACAAGCGCTACACGATCGGCGAGGGCTTTCAGCTCCTGAAGAAGACGGTGGAGGCTCGCGCCACCAAGTACGACCAGACGGTCGACGTCTCCATCAACCTGGGCGTGGACCCGAAGCACGCGGACCAGATGGTCCGTGGCGCCGTGGTGCTCCCGCACGGCACGGGTGCCACCGTGCGCGTGGCCGTGTTCGCCAAGGGTGAGAAGGCCACCGACGCGACCAACGCCGGCGCGGACGTGGTTGGCGCCGAGGACCTGCAGAAGCGCATCGAGGAAGGCTTCCTCGACTTCGACACCGTCATCGCGACCCCGGACATGATGGGTGTCGTCGGTCGCCTCGGTAAGGTGCTCGGTCCCCGCGGCCTGATGCCGAACCCGAAGGTCGGCACGGTGACCATGGACGTCGCGAAGGCCATCCGCGACGCCAAGGGCGGTAAGGTCGACTTCCGCGCCGAGAAGGCCGGTATCGTCCACGCGAAGCTGGGCAAGTCCTCCTTCGAGGTCGAGAAGCTCGAGGCGAACTTCAACGCGCTGGTCGACCTGGTGATGAAGCTCAAGCCGTCCGCGGCGAAGGGCGTCTACCTCCAGGGCATCGCCATCTCCTCCTCCATGGGTCCTGGCATCAAGATCGACACCACGGAGATCAAGGCGCGTCACGGCTAA
- the rplK gene encoding 50S ribosomal protein L11, protein MKKITGQVKLQIPAGKANPAPPIGPALGQQGVNIMEFCKQFNAKTQAEAKEALIIPVVITVYADRSFTFILKTPPAAVLIKKAAGLHTEKKKGSGAKKPGKEKVGQITRAQLEEIAKKKIQDTTAASIEACMNTIAGTARSMGIDVVG, encoded by the coding sequence ATGAAGAAGATCACAGGTCAGGTCAAGCTGCAGATTCCCGCCGGCAAGGCGAACCCCGCTCCGCCGATCGGCCCCGCGCTCGGTCAGCAGGGCGTGAACATCATGGAGTTCTGCAAGCAGTTCAACGCGAAGACGCAGGCTGAAGCCAAGGAAGCGCTCATCATCCCGGTGGTCATCACCGTGTATGCGGACCGCTCCTTCACCTTCATCCTGAAGACCCCGCCCGCCGCCGTCCTCATCAAGAAGGCCGCCGGTCTGCACACCGAGAAGAAGAAGGGTTCTGGCGCGAAGAAGCCGGGCAAGGAGAAGGTCGGGCAGATCACCCGCGCTCAGCTCGAGGAAATCGCGAAGAAGAAGATCCAGGACACCACCGCTGCGTCGATCGAAGCCTGCATGAACACCATTGCCGGCACCGCGCGCTCCATGGGCATCGACGTCGTCGGCTAA
- the nusG gene encoding transcription termination/antitermination protein NusG, with amino-acid sequence MAMKWYVVHTYSNFENQAKKSLEEKVRLEGLQDQFGEILIPMEQVVEMVKGEKKTSRRKFFPGYIFVQMELNDRTLHLVKNTPKITGFPGTAQNQNPLPISDQEVARLTSQISEGTLKPKPKVQFDDGDTVRVIDGPFANFNGTVEEVNAEKGRVKVLVSIFGRATPVELDFMQVEKTTG; translated from the coding sequence ATGGCGATGAAATGGTACGTGGTCCACACCTACTCGAACTTCGAGAACCAGGCGAAGAAGAGCCTGGAAGAGAAGGTCCGTCTCGAGGGCCTTCAGGACCAATTCGGTGAGATCCTGATCCCCATGGAGCAGGTCGTCGAAATGGTGAAGGGCGAGAAGAAGACGTCTCGCCGGAAGTTCTTCCCCGGCTACATCTTCGTGCAGATGGAGCTGAACGACCGGACGCTTCACCTGGTGAAGAACACGCCGAAGATCACCGGTTTCCCGGGGACGGCGCAGAACCAGAATCCGCTCCCCATCTCCGACCAGGAGGTGGCCCGGCTGACCTCACAGATTTCCGAAGGCACGCTCAAGCCGAAGCCCAAGGTGCAGTTCGACGACGGCGACACCGTGCGTGTCATCGACGGTCCGTTCGCGAACTTCAACGGCACCGTGGAAGAGGTGAACGCGGAGAAGGGCAGGGTGAAGGTGCTCGTGAGCATCTTTGGCCGTGCCACCCCCGTGGAGCTGGACTTCATGCAGGTGGAGAAGACCACCGGCTAG
- the secE gene encoding preprotein translocase subunit SecE, producing MATASEASQQANRSAMDPKRLVVIFYLLAGIVLALFLERLLGLLWGRFGWSDPVLLEGLDWKVSTLVSYALAVGLAVGAYFHPRTHALSIDVASELMKVTWPTWSETKASTMAVVVASLVAAVILFCIDTAAYNLMVEWLPAVWGKL from the coding sequence ATGGCGACGGCATCAGAGGCCAGCCAGCAGGCTAACCGCTCGGCGATGGATCCGAAGCGGCTCGTGGTCATCTTCTACCTTCTCGCCGGCATCGTCCTGGCCCTCTTCCTGGAGCGTCTGCTCGGGCTGCTGTGGGGCCGTTTCGGTTGGAGCGACCCGGTCCTTCTTGAGGGCCTGGACTGGAAGGTGTCCACGCTGGTGAGCTACGCACTGGCCGTGGGGCTGGCGGTGGGCGCGTACTTCCACCCGCGCACCCACGCGCTGTCCATCGATGTGGCTTCGGAGTTGATGAAGGTCACCTGGCCGACCTGGTCGGAGACCAAGGCGTCGACCATGGCCGTCGTCGTGGCCTCGCTGGTCGCCGCCGTCATCCTCTTCTGCATCGACACCGCCGCCTACAACCTGATGGTGGAGTGGCTGCCGGCCGTGTGGGGGAAGCTGTAA
- the rpmG gene encoding 50S ribosomal protein L33, with protein MPKGNRSIISLECTICKERNYTTTKNKRKSQDKLELSKFCPRCRKHQDHKEGKV; from the coding sequence ATGCCGAAGGGCAATCGTTCCATCATTTCGCTCGAGTGCACTATTTGCAAAGAGCGGAACTACACGACCACGAAGAACAAGCGGAAGAGCCAGGACAAGCTCGAGCTGAGCAAGTTCTGCCCTCGTTGCCGCAAGCACCAGGACCACAAAGAAGGCAAGGTCTAG
- the tuf gene encoding elongation factor Tu, giving the protein MAKEKFERNKPHVNIGTIGHVDHGKTSLTAAITKVLAKTGGATFLAYDQIDKAPEERERGITISTAHVEYQTSNRHYAHVDCPGHADYVKNMITGAAQMDGAILVVSAADGPMPQTREHILLARQVGVPYIVVFLNKVDMLDDPELRELVEMEVRDLLKKYEFPGDDIPIVPGSALKALEGDTSDIGEPAILKLMEAVDSYIPTPARATDKPFLMPVEDVFSISGRGTVATGRVERGIIKVGEEVEVVGLRPTQKTVVTGVEMFRKLLDQGMAGDNIGALVRGLKREDMERGQVLAKPGSITPHTKFKAQIYVLSKEEGGRHTPFFKGYRPQFYFRTTDVTGSVKLPDNVEMVMPGDNIAIEVELITPVAMEKELRFAVREGGRTVGAGVVAEVVE; this is encoded by the coding sequence ATGGCCAAGGAGAAGTTCGAGCGTAACAAGCCCCACGTGAACATCGGCACGATCGGACACGTGGACCACGGCAAGACGTCGCTGACGGCCGCCATCACCAAGGTGCTGGCGAAGACGGGCGGCGCCACCTTCCTGGCGTACGATCAGATCGACAAGGCGCCGGAGGAGCGTGAGCGCGGTATCACCATCTCCACCGCGCACGTGGAGTACCAGACGTCGAACCGGCACTACGCCCACGTCGACTGCCCGGGTCACGCCGACTACGTGAAGAACATGATCACGGGCGCGGCGCAGATGGACGGCGCCATCCTGGTGGTCTCGGCGGCGGACGGCCCGATGCCGCAGACGCGCGAGCACATCCTGCTGGCGCGCCAGGTCGGCGTTCCGTACATCGTGGTCTTCCTGAACAAGGTGGACATGCTGGACGACCCCGAGCTGCGCGAGCTCGTGGAGATGGAAGTCCGGGACCTGCTGAAGAAGTACGAGTTCCCTGGCGACGACATCCCCATCGTCCCCGGCTCGGCGCTCAAGGCGCTCGAGGGTGACACCAGCGACATCGGCGAGCCGGCCATCCTGAAGCTGATGGAGGCGGTGGACAGCTACATCCCGACGCCCGCGCGCGCCACGGACAAGCCCTTCCTGATGCCGGTGGAAGACGTGTTCTCCATCTCCGGCCGCGGCACGGTGGCCACGGGCCGCGTGGAGCGCGGAATCATCAAGGTCGGCGAGGAAGTGGAAGTCGTCGGTCTGCGTCCGACGCAGAAGACGGTCGTCACGGGCGTGGAGATGTTCCGCAAGCTGCTGGACCAGGGCATGGCGGGCGACAACATCGGCGCGCTGGTGCGTGGTCTGAAGCGTGAGGACATGGAGCGCGGCCAGGTGCTGGCGAAGCCGGGCAGCATCACCCCGCACACCAAGTTCAAGGCGCAGATCTACGTGCTGTCGAAGGAAGAGGGCGGCCGCCACACCCCGTTCTTCAAGGGTTACCGTCCGCAGTTCTACTTCCGCACCACGGACGTGACGGGCTCGGTGAAGCTGCCGGACAACGTCGAGATGGTGATGCCGGGCGACAACATCGCGATCGAGGTGGAGCTCATCACCCCGGTGGCGATGGAGAAGGAGCTGCGCTTCGCGGTTCGCGAGGGTGGCCGCACGGTGGGCGCCGGCGTCGTGGCGGAAGTCGTCGAGTAG
- the rlmB gene encoding 23S rRNA (guanosine(2251)-2'-O)-methyltransferase RlmB, whose product MSERSSKGGRGERGNDVASPRASRAERGGGEASRFVYGVNPVLEALRARPDEVERLFLVEGQLGARAAGELLSRARESGIRVEKVTRERLASLADGGVHQGVVVELRGFKYCEVEDILDAAKARGEPPLVVVLDGIQDPHNLGAIIRSADALGAHGVVIAKDRAVQVTGTVAKASAGAVEHSRIARVVNVSRSLEELKEAGLWVAAADVDATEPMWSARLDGPLALVVGAEGAGVREGVLKHCDFRLRIPMTGQVGSLNASVSAGILLYEVARQRGTAPSRR is encoded by the coding sequence ATGTCTGAGCGTTCTTCCAAGGGTGGCCGCGGCGAGCGCGGGAATGATGTGGCGTCCCCCCGTGCCAGCAGGGCGGAGCGGGGTGGAGGAGAGGCCTCCCGCTTCGTCTACGGGGTGAACCCCGTCCTGGAGGCGCTGCGCGCCCGGCCGGACGAGGTCGAGCGCCTGTTCCTGGTGGAAGGGCAGCTCGGCGCCCGCGCGGCGGGGGAGCTGCTCAGTCGGGCCCGTGAGTCGGGCATTCGCGTGGAGAAGGTCACCCGCGAGCGGCTGGCCTCCCTGGCGGATGGCGGCGTGCACCAGGGCGTCGTGGTGGAGCTGCGCGGCTTCAAGTACTGCGAGGTGGAGGACATCCTCGACGCGGCGAAGGCCCGCGGGGAGCCCCCGCTGGTGGTGGTGCTGGACGGAATCCAGGACCCGCACAACCTGGGGGCCATCATCCGGTCCGCGGACGCCCTGGGCGCTCACGGGGTGGTGATTGCCAAGGACCGGGCGGTGCAGGTCACGGGAACGGTGGCCAAGGCCTCGGCCGGAGCGGTGGAGCACAGCCGCATCGCGCGCGTGGTGAACGTCTCCCGCTCGCTCGAGGAGCTGAAGGAGGCGGGCCTCTGGGTCGCCGCGGCGGATGTCGACGCCACGGAGCCCATGTGGAGCGCCCGGCTGGACGGGCCCCTGGCGCTCGTGGTGGGCGCGGAAGGGGCCGGTGTCCGGGAGGGCGTGCTCAAGCACTGCGACTTCCGGCTCCGGATTCCCATGACGGGTCAGGTGGGTTCACTGAATGCATCCGTTTCCGCCGGTATTCTGTTATACGAGGTCGCCCGTCAGCGGGGCACGGCTCCCAGCCGCCGGTAG
- a CDS encoding ATP-grasp domain-containing protein, which translates to MKATILSRSASIPSTRRLVEVARARGHRVRVLNPLRVQMHLDGRSATLYYGRKKLAPTDVVLPRIAQSINTYGLAVVNQFGLARIPLVNNAQSIAQSRNKMRSLQLLSAHGIDIPGTVMARDAAHLKEMVGLLGGVPVLVKLLQGQEKHGVMVCESLQSLEAALEAVLGLGHNLVMQEYVKSSGLDVRVLVVGGQAVAAVRRRPRPGRLAHTLIKGARLEVHELSAAQRATAEKATRLIGLEVAAVDLLDVQGQPKVFEVNSSPALPEMEAATGVDLASLIIARAEALVAGAPPVSVPDLSPPTGLPLPAAVAPAPVERKGPGRRSRTGEGST; encoded by the coding sequence ATGAAAGCCACCATCCTCTCGCGCTCCGCTTCCATTCCGTCGACCCGACGACTTGTCGAGGTGGCGCGCGCCAGAGGGCACCGGGTGCGGGTCCTCAACCCACTCCGCGTGCAGATGCACCTGGATGGGCGCAGCGCCACGCTCTACTACGGGCGCAAGAAGCTGGCCCCCACGGACGTCGTGCTCCCTCGCATCGCCCAGTCCATCAACACCTACGGCCTGGCCGTGGTGAACCAGTTCGGGCTCGCGCGGATACCGCTCGTCAACAACGCGCAGTCCATCGCCCAGTCGCGTAACAAGATGCGTTCGCTGCAGTTGCTCTCCGCGCACGGCATCGACATTCCGGGGACGGTCATGGCCCGGGATGCGGCGCACCTGAAGGAGATGGTGGGCTTGCTCGGTGGGGTGCCGGTCCTGGTCAAGCTGCTGCAGGGACAGGAGAAGCACGGCGTCATGGTCTGCGAGAGCCTCCAGTCCCTGGAGGCGGCCCTCGAAGCCGTATTGGGGCTGGGGCACAACCTCGTCATGCAGGAGTATGTGAAGAGCTCGGGGCTCGACGTCCGAGTGCTCGTCGTCGGCGGCCAGGCCGTGGCCGCGGTTCGCCGGCGGCCACGCCCGGGGCGACTGGCGCACACCCTCATCAAGGGCGCCCGCTTGGAGGTCCACGAGCTGTCCGCCGCTCAGCGGGCAACCGCCGAGAAGGCCACTCGGCTCATCGGGCTCGAAGTGGCCGCGGTGGACCTGTTGGACGTGCAGGGGCAGCCCAAGGTCTTCGAGGTGAACAGCTCGCCCGCGCTTCCTGAGATGGAGGCGGCGACGGGCGTGGACCTGGCGTCGCTCATCATCGCTCGCGCGGAAGCGCTCGTGGCTGGCGCTCCGCCCGTGTCGGTTCCGGACCTGTCTCCTCCGACGGGCCTGCCGCTGCCCGCCGCGGTGGCCCCAGCACCCGTGGAGCGGAAGGGCCCAGGGCGCCGGAGCCGGACGGGTGAAGGCAGCACGTGA
- the cglB gene encoding adventurous gliding motility lipoprotein CglB, with protein MRSKLPLLSALSVGAVVLACQTYDFEPVEPLAIAQTTVEEVINARRSKPNIMMLVDTSGSMTLPVNPGPSCDVEFEGSMVPCGYDAVCNVDICPTRWTALQAVVPDFLRNSGPFVRFALTTYPETRGGSGVADLCRESTPSALLKTLPAQEDDDSLLAHANEINTLLQQIPNGGPGQPVGGTPTSGSLRFVREQAGLVDPDRANFVILLTDGLPNCNANNANQGTDIERCKCTIAGNGCRGGYLQNGCLDEDASVAEVRALADRGVKTIVIGFGSETATGDGPAVLNAMARAGGFARQCDAQNSCGADDTCNPTTGLCNRAFFQAANQAELAQALEDISKAVVNPEPCLIPLEGPQRPSDPKLLVVYVDGVRTTSSDSTWSFEEAGVLFTGETCQRILNSTPESPVKIEVRAIRQR; from the coding sequence ATGCGCTCCAAGCTGCCCCTCCTGAGTGCGCTCTCTGTCGGCGCCGTGGTCCTGGCCTGTCAGACCTATGACTTCGAGCCAGTGGAGCCGCTGGCCATCGCGCAGACGACGGTCGAGGAGGTCATCAACGCCCGCCGGAGCAAGCCCAACATCATGATGTTGGTGGATACCTCGGGGTCGATGACGCTCCCCGTGAATCCGGGGCCGTCGTGCGACGTGGAGTTCGAAGGCTCCATGGTTCCCTGTGGCTACGACGCTGTCTGCAACGTCGACATCTGCCCCACGCGTTGGACCGCGTTGCAGGCCGTGGTGCCTGACTTCCTCAGGAACAGTGGTCCGTTCGTGCGCTTCGCGCTGACGACCTATCCTGAGACCCGTGGAGGATCCGGGGTCGCGGATTTGTGCCGCGAGTCGACGCCCAGCGCGCTCCTCAAGACGCTGCCTGCGCAAGAGGACGATGATTCGCTGCTGGCTCACGCCAACGAGATCAACACCCTGTTGCAGCAGATCCCCAATGGCGGTCCTGGCCAGCCCGTGGGTGGCACTCCGACGAGTGGAAGCCTGCGGTTCGTGCGTGAGCAGGCGGGCCTCGTGGATCCCGACCGGGCGAACTTCGTCATTCTGCTGACGGACGGCCTTCCGAACTGCAACGCCAATAACGCCAACCAAGGGACGGACATCGAGCGGTGCAAGTGCACCATCGCGGGCAACGGTTGCCGGGGTGGCTACCTCCAGAATGGCTGCCTGGACGAGGACGCCTCCGTGGCGGAAGTCCGGGCGCTGGCGGACCGGGGCGTCAAGACCATCGTGATTGGGTTCGGCTCGGAGACGGCGACGGGGGATGGTCCGGCGGTGCTGAACGCCATGGCCCGCGCGGGTGGGTTCGCGCGGCAGTGTGACGCGCAGAACTCCTGCGGCGCGGACGATACGTGCAATCCGACCACGGGCTTGTGCAACCGCGCCTTCTTCCAGGCCGCCAACCAGGCCGAGCTGGCCCAGGCGCTCGAGGACATCAGCAAGGCGGTCGTCAACCCGGAGCCTTGCCTGATCCCGCTGGAAGGGCCCCAGCGCCCGTCCGACCCCAAGCTGCTCGTGGTCTATGTCGACGGTGTGCGCACCACGTCCAGCGACAGCACCTGGTCGTTTGAGGAGGCGGGCGTGCTCTTCACGGGGGAGACGTGCCAGCGCATCCTCAACTCCACGCCGGAGTCGCCGGTGAAGATTGAAGTGCGGGCCATCCGTCAGCGGTAG
- a CDS encoding DsrE family protein, whose protein sequence is MSGRVFFFLQHATYEPAFQAATMGITAAAMGDEVYFVFAFDALRLLVRGAYGEPATEREQEESTRAESLGVLAPARMLEEARSLGARLIACDTTVRICGFEPEALSGTLDEVMGMASLWRLTDGARILTL, encoded by the coding sequence ATGTCAGGTCGGGTCTTCTTCTTCCTACAGCACGCGACGTACGAGCCAGCATTCCAAGCCGCCACCATGGGCATCACCGCCGCGGCGATGGGAGACGAGGTGTACTTCGTCTTCGCCTTCGATGCGTTGCGGCTGCTCGTGCGGGGCGCCTACGGCGAGCCTGCGACCGAGCGCGAGCAGGAGGAGTCCACGCGCGCCGAGTCACTCGGGGTGTTGGCACCGGCGAGGATGTTGGAGGAAGCGCGCTCGCTGGGCGCGAGGCTGATCGCCTGTGACACCACGGTGCGCATCTGCGGCTTCGAACCCGAGGCCCTGTCGGGCACCTTGGACGAGGTCATGGGCATGGCCTCGCTGTGGCGACTGACCGATGGGGCACGCATCCTCACCCTGTAG
- a CDS encoding HEAT repeat domain-containing protein: MTTSPPPRPGSVPSRFRRRPHCRPAMLCAVLLASSGGLARMHTTPTSEPPITTGAPSPGSDVQAQVLALLEDPRNAASPEAEWKRLGPAAVPVLSELVMNPSAPPYRRTRAVSSLALVDPTGAAMPLQKVLEDAKAPAEVRASAAGALGLCLGLDAIPTLISRLEDRESEVREAVAVALGRLGGKEARQALEDRLPLEERALVREALQRGLTLVEP; this comes from the coding sequence ATGACGACCTCCCCTCCCCCACGTCCTGGCTCCGTTCCCTCGCGCTTTCGCCGTCGCCCCCATTGCCGGCCCGCGATGCTCTGCGCGGTGCTGCTCGCGAGCTCCGGAGGACTGGCGCGGATGCACACGACTCCCACGTCGGAGCCCCCCATCACGACCGGGGCGCCCTCTCCGGGCAGCGACGTTCAGGCCCAGGTGCTGGCGCTCCTGGAGGATCCGAGAAACGCCGCGTCGCCCGAGGCCGAGTGGAAACGCTTGGGCCCCGCGGCGGTCCCTGTCCTGTCCGAGCTCGTCATGAACCCGTCCGCGCCCCCCTACCGCCGGACGCGGGCCGTGTCCTCCCTGGCCCTGGTGGATCCCACCGGCGCGGCGATGCCACTTCAAAAGGTGCTCGAGGACGCGAAGGCCCCCGCCGAGGTGCGCGCGAGCGCGGCTGGCGCACTGGGCCTCTGCCTGGGGCTGGATGCCATCCCCACGCTCATCTCCCGGTTGGAGGATCGGGAATCGGAAGTCCGAGAAGCCGTCGCCGTCGCCCTGGGCCGGCTGGGCGGCAAGGAGGCTCGGCAGGCATTGGAGGACCGGCTGCCCTTGGAGGAACGCGCCCTGGTCCGGGAGGCCCTCCAACGAGGACTCACACTCGTCGAGCCCTGA
- a CDS encoding HAD family hydrolase, producing MEAMRPTVLLFDIDGTLVTTGGAGRRSMEAAFEKLHGRRDACDSFAMSGMTDRAIVRKAMQIIGVEDSTEAIDAVIHAYVTHLAEEVHKVDDQRYRVFPGMREAVLEARSRQGFAVGLGTGNVRTGARVKLERVSIYDQFGFGGFGCDNEDRTELIRCGAKAGAAQLGVPMEECRVVIIGDTPKDVHAALGIGAECIGVGTGTFKIEALIEAGATAAFPDFSHPDAMATLLGGR from the coding sequence ATGGAGGCCATGCGTCCCACTGTCCTCCTCTTCGACATCGATGGAACCCTCGTGACCACTGGCGGCGCGGGGCGCCGCTCCATGGAAGCCGCCTTCGAGAAGCTGCACGGCCGCCGGGATGCGTGCGACTCGTTCGCCATGTCGGGAATGACCGACCGGGCCATCGTCCGCAAGGCCATGCAGATCATCGGCGTGGAGGACTCCACCGAGGCCATCGACGCGGTCATCCATGCGTATGTCACCCACCTCGCCGAAGAGGTGCACAAGGTCGATGATCAGCGCTACCGCGTCTTCCCGGGCATGCGTGAGGCCGTGCTGGAAGCCCGCTCCCGACAGGGGTTCGCGGTGGGCCTCGGGACGGGCAACGTCCGGACAGGCGCCCGCGTGAAGCTGGAGCGCGTGAGCATCTACGACCAGTTCGGCTTCGGCGGCTTCGGCTGCGACAACGAGGACCGCACCGAGCTGATTCGCTGCGGCGCCAAGGCGGGCGCCGCCCAACTGGGCGTTCCCATGGAGGAGTGCCGGGTCGTCATCATCGGGGATACGCCCAAGGACGTGCATGCGGCCCTGGGCATCGGCGCCGAATGCATCGGCGTGGGCACCGGCACCTTCAAAATCGAGGCGCTCATCGAAGCAGGCGCCACGGCCGCCTTCCCCGATTTCTCGCACCCCGACGCGATGGCGACGCTGCTCGGCGGGCGCTGA